Within the Phalacrocorax carbo unplaced genomic scaffold, bPhaCar2.1 SCAFFOLD_459, whole genome shotgun sequence genome, the region cccccccgataTCTCTcttccacccctcccccccccaggttAAAGCCGAGGACCCCCCCGAGCTGccccccccgcgcagcccccccacctcccccagacCCAGCTGATGCTGGCGGGGAGCCAGCTGGCCGGGGTGAGTCCGGGGGGGCACCTatattttggggagggggggggacacacacgcaTATGGGGGTGTCACCGCGCTgctgggggcgtgggggaggggctttgctgctgctgggggggggggggggagcggggggaggggggggccgcGCTTGGGGCTGGTACTAACCTGCTGCTCCCCCTCTTTgtgtcaccccccccccgccccccccccccccgccgtggggctgcgtgtgtccccccccccccccccggcgggTCCCCAActtgtccccgtgtccccccctcGTGTCCCTCCCTCTTGTGccccccctgtgccccccccgtgtgccccccgtgccccccccgcccccctcgtgtgtccccccatgtcccccctgtgcccccccgtgcccccccccgtgccccccccgcccccctcgtgtgtccccccatgtcccccctgtgcccccctcgtgccccccccatgtcccccctgtgcccccctcgtgcccccccgtgcccccccgcccccctcgtgtgccccccccatgtcccccctgtgccccccccgtgcccccccccgtgcccccgactcccttgtccccctccccgtgtctCCCTCATGCCCCCCCCATGTCCGGTCTCTCTGTCCCCCCGTCCCTCTGTCCGTCCCCCCCGCCgtccccccgacccccccccgtgtcccccccccgtgtcccccatccccttccccgCGGCCCCACGttcccccaacccccccttGCTCTGCGCTCAACGCCCCTCCCTTTGCCCCTCCCCCCACCtgttcctccccctccctccccctccctgcccctccctgtccctcccccacctgcccccctgcccctccctgcccctccctgcccctcccccacctgcccccctgcccctccctgcccctccctgcccctcccccacctgcccccctgcccatccctgcccctccccgcccctccctccccctccctgcccctccctccccctccctgtccctccctgcccctcccttcccctccccgcccctccccgcccctcccttcccctcccgcccctccctgtccctccatgcccctccctgcccctccctgcccctccctgcccctcccttcccctccccgcccctccccgcccctccccgcccctcccttcccctccccgcccctccctgtccctccatgcccctccctccccctccctgcccctccctgcccctccctgcccctcccttcccctccccgcccctccctgcccctccctgcccctcccttcccctccctgtccctccctgcccctcccttcccctccctgcccctccctgcccctccctgcccctccctccccctccctgcccctccctgcccctcccttcccctccccgcccctcccttcccctccctgcccctccctgcccctcccttcccctccctccccctccctccccctcccttcccctcccttcccctccctccccctcccttcccctccctgcccctccctgcccctcccttcccctccctccccctccctccccctcccttcccctccctgcccctccctccccctccctgtccctccctgcccctcccttcccctcccttcccctccccgcccctccctgcccatccctgcccctccccgccccctccccgcccctccctgccccccccgccggcccctgctgccctgccccccTTGCCCCCGCCCCCCAGCTGGCAGCGCTGATGCCGGCCCAGCAGCAGTTGCTCCTGCAGCAGGCTCAGGCCCAGCTGCTGGCGGCGGCcgttcagcagcagcagcagcaccagcccgGGGGGGCCGCAGCCGCCGCAACCCCCCCGGGCAGGGAGGGGacccctgggccccccccggcccccccccagctcaccctctcccagcccatccagCTCACTGCCCAGGTAAGGGGggacaaccccccccccccccccgctgcgtcccccccaccctgctggcatgtgtgtgtcccccccacagCCCAACCCCAGGGTCCCCActcaccccccaaccccccccccaactctgtgtccccccccgccccaccctgtgccccccccccaggacatccagcagctcctccagctccagcaacTGGTGCTCGTCCCCGGCCACCACCTCCAGCCGCCCCCCCAGttcctgctgccccccacccagcaaGGACAGCAAGGTAGCGGGGTcctggggtccccggggggCTGGGCCTCcccggggggctcggggggctcgggggcgcagagggtgctgggggtccccgggggggttggggtgctCAGGGGTGCTCACGGtggtgggggtccccaggggcgTTGGGGTGCTCAGGGTggtggggtgcctgggggggtttggggtgcacAGGGtggtgggggtccccaggggggtcGGGGTCCACAGGGTggtgggggtccccgggggcgTTGGGGTGCTCAGGGTggtggggtgcctgggggggtttggggtgcacAGGgtggtgggggtccctggggggggtcagggtgcaCAGGGtggtggggtccctggggggggttggggtgcaCAGGGtggtggggtccctggggggggtcgGGGTGCACAGGGtggtggggtccctggggggggttggggtgcaCAGGgtggtgggggtccctggggggggtcgGGGTGCACAGGGtggtggggtccctggggggggtcgGGGTGCACAGGGtggtggggtccctggggggggttggggtgcaCAGGgtggtgggggtccctggggggggtcgGGGTGCACAGGGTggtggggtgcctggggggggttggggtgcaCAGGGTggtgggggtccccgggggttttggggtgctcagggtggtgggggtgcctgggggggggtcggggtgcTCAGGGTggtgggggtccccggggagggtttggggtgctCAGGGTggtggggtgcctggggggggtcggggtgctcagggtgctgggggtccccagggggctCGGGGTGCTCAGCGGCGCACAGAGTGCTGGGGGTCCTCGGGATGCTAAAGGGTCCCCAAGGTGCAGAAGGTTTTTGGGGTCTCCCAGGGACTGGGGTGCtcaggggtccctggggtgctcGGGGGTCCCCAAGGTGCACAGGGTgtttggggtccccagggggtttggggtgctcagggtccccagggtgcttgggggtccccagggggtttggggtgcaTGGGGTCCCCACAGTGCTCAGGGGTCCCCAAGGGATTGGGGTGCtcaggggtccctggggtgctcGGGGGTCCCCAAGGTACAGCAGGTGTTTGGGGTACCTGGAGCTCCTGGGGTGCCCCGGGGTGCTCAGGGGTCCCTGGAGGGGTGCTCAGGGATGCCCAGCCCCCCTCCCAGGAACTGGCAATtcgggggtcccctgggggtgcccccccccaccctgacccccgccccccctcttgcagggctgctccccaccccaaacctcTTTCAGCTACCTcagcaaagccccggggggctCCTGCCAAACCAGCCCCGCGGGGGGCTGCCAGCACAGGTATGGGGGGCAGTGCCGGGGGGGGGTCTGCaccccatctccccctccccatccctcctacACTGGGGGGGGTCTGCgccccatctccccctcccatccctcctaGACTGGGAGGGGTCTGCaccccatctccccctccccatccctcctagACTGGGAGGGGTCTGCgccccatctccccctcccatccctcctaGACTGGGAGGGGTCTGCgccccatctccccctcccatccctcctaGACTGGGAGGGGTCTGCGCCCCATCTcccccctcccatccctcctaGACTGGGAGGGGTCTGCgccccatctccccctccccatccctcctagACTGGGAGGGGTCTGCgccccatctccccctcccatccctcctaGACTGGGAGGGGTCTGCgccccatctccccctcccatccctcctaGACTGGGAGGGGTCTGCgccccatctccccctcccatccctcctaGACTGGGGGGGGTCTGCgccccatctccccctcccatccctcctaGACTGGGAGGGGTCTGCgccccatctccccctcccatccctcctaGACTGGGAGGGGTCTGCgccccatctccccctcccatccctcctaGACTGGGAGGGGTCTGCaccccatctccccctccccatccctcctagACTGGGAGGGGTCTGCgccccatctccccctcccatccctcctaGACTGGGAGGGGTCTGCaccccatctccccctccccatccctcctagACTGGGAGGGGTCTGCaccccatctccccctcccatccctcctaGACTGGGAGGGGTCTGCaccccatctccccctcccatccctcctaGACTGGGAGGGGTCTGCaccccatctccccctccccatccctcctagACTGGGAGGGGTCTGCgccccatctccccctccccatccctcctacACTGGGGGGGGTCTGCaccccatctccccctcccatccctcctaGACTGGGAGGGGTCTGCaccccatctccccctcccatccctcctaGACTGGGGGGGGTCTGCgccccatctccccctcccatccctcctaGACTGGGAGGGGTCTGCgccccatctccccctcccatccctcctaGACTGGGAGGGGTCTGCgccccatctccccctccccatccctcctagACTGGGAGGGGTCTGCgccccatctccccctccccatccctcctagACTGGGAGGGGTCTGCgccccatctccccctcccatccctcctaGACTGGGAGGGGTCTGCgccccatctccccctcccatccctcctaGACTGGGAGGGGTCTGCgccccatctccccctcccatccctcctaGACTGGGAGGGGTCTGTgccccatctccccctccccatccctcccttccctcctagACATGGGGGAGGGTGTCtgcacccccccccaccccccaacaccccctccccaccctttcTCTCCCAGCCAGCGACTCGGCCAGGCCTCCCCGAGTCCCACCtgcccccgggccccccccccaaatgcctggacccccccccgcaccccgagGAACCCAGCgacctggaggagctggagcagttCGCCCGCACCTTCAAGCAGCGGCGCATCAAGCTGGGGTTCACCCAGGTATGTCATGTTTGGGGTCCCCGGGGGGCGGGTTGGGGGCTGCCGGAGGGtgacccgccccccccccgcccctgccccccAGGGTGACGTGGGGCTGGCCATGGGGAAGCTCTACGGCAACGACTTCAGCCAAACGACCATCTCCCGCTTCGAGGCGCTCAACCTCAGCTTCAAGAACATGTGCAAGCTCAAGCCGCTGCTGGAGAAGTGGCTCAACGACGCCGGTGAGGGGGGGTCGCCCCGGCCCCATACGGCCCCCGGTCCCATCCCCATACGGCCCCCGGCCCCATATGGCccctggtcccatccccatATGGCccctggtcccatccccatATGGCCCCCGGTCCCATCCCCATACGGCCCCCGGCCCCATACAGCccctggtcccatccccatatggcccccggccccatccccataTGGTCCCCGGCCCCATATGGCCCCTGGTCCCAACCCCATATGGCccctggtcccatccccatACGGCCCCCATCCCCATACGgcccccggccccatccccatacggcccccggccccatccccataCGGCccctggtcccatccccatATGGCccctggtcccatccccatATGGCccctggtcccatccccatATGGTCCCCGTCCCCATATGGCccctggtcccatccccatACGGCCCCCGGCCCCATACGgcccccggccccatccccataCGGCCCCCGGCCCCATACGGCCCCCGGCCCCATACGgcccccggccccatccccataCGGCCCCCGGCCCCATACGGCCCCCGGCCCCATATGgcccccggccccatccccataCGGCCCCCGGCCCCATACGGCCGCAGGCCCCATACGgcccccggccccatccccataCGGCCCCCGGCCCCATACGGCCCCCGGCCCCATACGgcccccggccccatccccataCGGCCCCCGGCCCCATACGgcccccggccccatccccataTGGCccctggtcccatccccatacggcccccggccccatccccatacggcccccggccccatccccataTGGCccctggtcccatccccatACGGCCCCCATCCCCATACGGCccctggtcccatccccatatggcccccggccccatccccataTGGCccctggtcccatccccatacggcccccggccccatccccataCGGCCCCCATCCCCATACGGCccctggtcccatccccatACGGCCCCTGGCCCCATACGgcccccggccccatccccataTGGCccctggtcccatccccatATGGTCCCCGTCCCCATATGgcccccggccccatccccataTGGCCCCCATCCCCATATGgcccccggccccatccccataTGGCCCCCATCCCCATATGGCccctggtcccatccccatATGGCCCCTGGTCCCCATCCCCATATGGCccctggtcccatccccatATGGCccctggtcccatccccatATGGTCCCCATCCCCATACGGCccctggtcccatccccatACGGCCCCTGGTCCCAACCCCATACGGCccctggtcccatccccatACGGCCCCTGGTCCCAACCCCATATGGCccctggtcccatccccatATGGCccctggtcccatccccatATGGTCCCCATCCCCATACGGCCCCTGGTCCCAACCCCATATGgcccccggccccatccccataTGGCCCCTGGTCCCAACCCCATATGGCCCCCATCCCCATATGGTCCCCATCCCCATATGGCCCCTGGTCCCAGTCCCCATATGGTCCCCATCCCCATATGGCccctggtcccatccccatATGGCCCCTGGTCCCAACCCCATATGGCCCCCATCCCCATATGGTCCCCATCCCCATATGGCCCCTGGTCCCAGTCCCCATATGGTCCCCATCCCCATATGGCCCCTGGTCCCAGTCCCCATATGGTCCCCATCCCCATATGGCccctggtcccatccccatATGGTCCCCATCCCCATATGGCccctggtcccatccccatATGGCCCCTGGTCCCAACCCCATATGGCCCCTGGTCCCAACCCCATATGGCCCCCATCCCCATATGGCCCCCGGCCCCATATGGCCCCTGGTCCCAGTCCCCATATGGCCCCCATCCCCATATGGCCCCCGGCCCCATATGGCCCCTGGTCCCAGTCCCCATATGGTCCCCATCCCCATATGGCCCCATGTCCCATCCCTATATGGTCCCCGGCCCCATACGGCccctggtcccatccccatATGGTCCCCACACCCCTATAGCCCCAtaccaccccctgcccccccaagCCCCACTCCGGGGCCCCCCCCATCACCGAAGtcaccggggcggggggggggaggtggggtgaCCCCGGGGCGGGCTCTGGCGgctgtgggggggtgggggggggtctcCCATACGTGATGCGACCCCTgcggcccccccaccccccccgccccctatAGAGACCATGTCGGTGGACTCGACGCTGCCCAGCCCCAACGCGCTGAGctcccccagcctggggggCTTCGAGGGGCTCCCGGGGCGGCGCCGCAAGAAACGCACCAGCATCGAGACCAACGTCCGCTTCGCCCTGGAGAAAAGCTTCCTCGCGGTGAgacccccccgccgccccacaccgccccacaccgccccacaccccgccccaccgccccccaccgccccacaccccgccccaccccgccccacaccgccccacaccgccccacaccctgccccacaccgccccacacaccgccccacaccgccccacaccgccccacaccgccccacaccgccccccacaccgccccacaccgccccccacaccgcccccaccgccccacaccccgccccacaccgcccacaccgccccacactgccccacaccccgccccaccgccccccacaccgccccacaccgccccacaccgccccccaccgccccccacaccgccccacaccctgccccacaccgccccacaccgccccacaccctgccccaccgccccccacaccgccccacaccgccccccacaccgccccccacaccgccccacaccgccccacaccgccccccacaccgcccccaccgccccacaccgccccacaccgccccacaccctgccccaccgccccacaccgccccacaccgccccacaccgccccacaccccgccccacaccgccccacaccgccccccacaccgcccccaccgccccacaccgccccacaccgccccacaccctgccccactgccccacaccgccccacaccgccccacaccgccccacaccgccccccacaccgcccccaccgccccacaccgccccacaccgccccacaccgcccccaccgccccacaccccgccccaccccgccccacaccgccccacaccccgccccaccccgccccacaccaccccacaccgccccccaccccgccccaccccgccccacaccgccccacaccgccccacaccgccccacaccccgccccacaccgccccacaccgcccacaccgcccccaccgccccacaccgccccacaccgccccacaccgcccccaccgccaccccgccccacacccgccccacaccgcccacccgcccacaccgccccacaccccgccccacaccgccccacaccgccccacaccccgccccacacaccgccccacaccgccccacaccgccccacacaccgccccacaccccgccccacaccgcccacaccgcccccaccccgccccacaccTCCCACACCACCCCACACCGCCCCCACACCCGCCCCACACCGCCTCCCACACCgcccccacaccgccccacaccgccccacgcccacaccgccccacaccgcccccaccgccccacaccgccccacaccgtccccccaccccgccccacaccgcccacACCGCCCCCACACCGCCCCCACCACCGCCCCcgcccacaccgccccacaccgccccccacaccgccccacaccgccccacaccgccccacaccgcccccaccccgccccacaccgccccaccgccccaccgccccacaccgccccccacccccccccccccgccccccacccccccccaccccgccccccccccccccccaccccccccacccccccccccgccccccacccccccccccccccccccacaccccccacacccgccccacaccgccccacaccgcgccaccccgccccaccccgccccacaccgccccacaccgccccaccccgccccacaccccgccccacaccaccccacaccgccccccacagcgccccacaccgccccacaccgccccccaccgccccacaccgccccacaccgccccccaccccgccccacacACCCCGCCCCCGCACAGGGGGACCCCGAATGGCTGAGCCCCCTGGAATGGCTGAACCCCCCCAAGTCTCCCCTCCAGCCTCTGCCCcactctcccccccccccagtgtccccccgcGCTGCCCCCCAGTCTC harbors:
- the LOC135310989 gene encoding POU domain, class 2, transcription factor 2-like, whose amino-acid sequence is MLAGSQLAGLAALMPAQQQLLLQQAQAQLLAAAVQQQQQHQPGGAAAAATPPGREGTPGPPPAPPQLTLSQPIQLTAQDIQQLLQLQQLVLVPGHHLQPPPQFLLPPTQQGQQGLLPTPNLFQLPQQSPGGLLPNQPRGGLPAQPATRPGLPESHLPPGPPPKCLDPPPHPEEPSDLEELEQFARTFKQRRIKLGFTQGDVGLAMGKLYGNDFSQTTISRFEALNLSFKNMCKLKPLLEKWLNDAETMSVDSTLPSPNALSSPSLGGFEGLPGRRRKKRTSIETNVRFALEKSFLANQKPTSEEILLIAEQLHMEKEVIRVWFCNRRQKEKRINPCGTGTGPPPGLPPAPPGKPPAYSPHM